From Levilactobacillus zymae, a single genomic window includes:
- the dusB gene encoding tRNA dihydrouridine synthase DusB, with protein sequence MLNTPWQIGDVTIPNRVVVAPMAGVTNVAFRVICKEFGAGLVECEMISGQGIHYHNQRTLAMMAVNPHEHPMSIQIFGGTQDTLVQAAQFVDQHTPADIIDINMGCPVNKVVNTEAGAKWLLDPDKVYQMVSAVVAAVHKPVTVKMRTGWDDRHLYAVENALAAEKAGASAVAMHGRTRKQMYQGHADWQLLSRVASQLTIPFMGNGDVRTPEDAKRMLTEVGADAVMIGRAVMGNPWLLKRVNQYLQTGELLPEATPEQKIAWAQEHLHALCVAKGPQDGPRDFRNQVAYYLKGIPHAARTKVALTDATDEATMQTLLEDFLTKLTVRNRQRPVLRYR encoded by the coding sequence ATGCTGAATACGCCGTGGCAAATTGGAGACGTGACCATTCCCAATCGCGTGGTGGTTGCCCCCATGGCGGGGGTAACTAACGTAGCCTTTCGGGTGATCTGTAAGGAGTTTGGTGCGGGATTGGTTGAATGTGAGATGATCTCGGGTCAGGGGATCCACTACCATAATCAACGGACGTTAGCCATGATGGCCGTCAACCCTCACGAACATCCCATGAGTATTCAGATCTTTGGCGGGACTCAGGACACGTTGGTGCAGGCGGCCCAGTTTGTTGATCAACATACCCCGGCTGATATCATTGATATTAACATGGGATGTCCCGTCAATAAGGTGGTTAACACGGAAGCGGGGGCCAAGTGGTTGCTCGATCCGGACAAGGTTTACCAGATGGTTAGCGCCGTGGTCGCAGCGGTCCATAAGCCGGTGACGGTTAAGATGCGCACGGGTTGGGACGACCGCCACCTGTATGCGGTGGAGAATGCCTTGGCCGCCGAGAAAGCGGGAGCGAGTGCCGTTGCGATGCATGGGCGAACGCGTAAGCAGATGTATCAGGGCCACGCGGATTGGCAACTATTATCTCGGGTTGCCAGTCAGCTAACGATTCCCTTTATGGGGAATGGTGACGTCCGGACCCCGGAAGACGCTAAGCGCATGTTGACCGAGGTTGGCGCGGATGCGGTGATGATTGGTCGTGCCGTGATGGGTAACCCGTGGTTGTTGAAGCGGGTGAATCAGTATTTGCAAACCGGGGAACTGTTACCCGAGGCGACACCCGAACAGAAGATTGCGTGGGCCCAAGAACACTTACACGCCCTGTGCGTTGCCAAGGGTCCTCAGGATGGTCCCCGGGATTTTCGCAATCAGGTGGCCTACTATCTTAAGGGGATACCACATGCTGCACGAACGAAGGTGGCGTTAACGGACGCGACGGATGAAGCCACGATGCAGACGTTACTTGAAGATTTTTTAACTAAGCTAACGGTGCGCAATCGGCAGCGGCCGGTGCTCCGTTATCGTTAA
- the hslO gene encoding Hsp33 family molecular chaperone HslO yields the protein MADYLVKSLVANGMFRAYAVDATDTVAEAQRRHDTWSAATAALGRTMIGTMLLSTSLLKGDEKLTVKVNGHGPVGAIVVDGNANGTVKGYLQYPHTSLPLNAKHKLDVKKAVGTQGMLTVTKDQGLGQPYTGQVPLISGELGEDFTYYLAKSEQIPSSVGVSVFVEPDNSVKVAGGFMIQVMPGATDEAIARLEKRLKEMPMVSELLLDGQKPEDILNLLFKDEDVQILQKLPVEFKCDCSKGRFAAALASVSAAAIQEMIDEDHGAEAVCHFCGNKYQFSEDELRAILAKAQAK from the coding sequence ATGGCAGATTATTTAGTAAAAAGCTTAGTGGCCAATGGCATGTTTCGGGCCTACGCGGTCGACGCGACCGATACGGTGGCGGAAGCTCAACGGCGTCATGATACCTGGAGTGCGGCTACGGCGGCCTTGGGACGAACCATGATTGGAACCATGTTACTGTCCACGTCACTCTTGAAGGGGGACGAAAAGCTAACGGTGAAAGTCAACGGCCACGGCCCTGTGGGGGCTATCGTGGTCGATGGCAACGCCAACGGAACGGTGAAGGGTTATCTGCAATACCCCCACACCAGCTTACCGTTAAACGCTAAGCACAAGTTGGATGTGAAGAAGGCCGTCGGGACCCAAGGGATGTTGACGGTCACCAAGGATCAGGGATTGGGTCAACCTTACACGGGTCAGGTTCCCCTCATTTCGGGAGAACTAGGAGAAGACTTTACCTATTATCTGGCAAAGTCCGAACAGATTCCGAGCTCCGTGGGGGTCTCCGTTTTTGTGGAACCAGATAACTCGGTTAAGGTGGCCGGGGGATTCATGATTCAGGTCATGCCGGGGGCGACGGACGAGGCCATTGCCCGACTAGAAAAACGGCTAAAGGAAATGCCAATGGTTTCGGAATTGCTCTTGGACGGTCAGAAACCAGAGGACATCTTAAATCTACTGTTTAAGGACGAAGACGTTCAAATTCTACAGAAGCTCCCCGTTGAATTTAAGTGTGACTGTTCGAAGGGCCGGTTCGCGGCGGCTTTGGCCTCCGTTTCGGCGGCAGCCATCCAAGAGATGATTGACGAAGACCATGGAGCGGAAGCGGTTTGTCATTTCTGTGGTAACAAATACCAGTTCTCCGAGGATGAATTGCGCGCAATTCTGGCGAAAGCGCAGGCCAAGTAA
- the ftsH gene encoding ATP-dependent zinc metalloprotease FtsH produces the protein MNNRRNGLFRNSLFYIVIFLLIIGVFYLFNGNNTNSQSQEIQSSQFVKDLNANKIKSFSIQPSGGVYKITGEYRNAQKRTTNTGFSLGGSQSTAVTGFSTQVLTNNSTVSEIDKTAKQHNVKMNTKAEESSGFWLNLLVYAAPLVIFFFFFYMMMGQAGQGGGNGRVMNFGKSKAKPADSKENKVRFSDVAGEEEEKQELVEVVEFLKNPRKFVSLGARIPSGVLLEGPPGTGKTLLAKAVAGEAGVPFFSISGSDFVEMFVGVGASRVRDLFEQAKKAAPSIIFIDEIDAVGRQRGAGMGGGHDEREQTLNQLLVEMDGFTGSEGVIVMAATNRSDVLDPALLRPGRFDRKILVGRPDVKGREAILKVHAKNKPLANDVDLKEIAKQTPGFVGADLENLLNEAALLAARRNKTQVDASDLDEAEDRVIAGPAKKDRVVSPQERKTVAYHEAGHTIVGLVLNDARVVHKVTIVPRGRAGGYAIMLPREDQMLMSKKDAMEQIAGLMGGRTAEELIFHSESSGASNDFEQATQIARAMVTQYGMSDAVGTVALESGSGQPFAGAGYYNQPAYSEHTSNLIDSEVRRIINEAHDTARKILEEHKAEHKIIAEALLKYETLDEKQILSLFNTGKMPEKDSNNEFPSEKAATFEESKRELERREAARHANTEAKLASSAANDAQEDAQSSSAADSAASSATDDSSKNDHQSNDPE, from the coding sequence ATGAATAATCGACGGAATGGACTGTTTCGTAACAGCCTGTTTTACATTGTGATCTTCTTGTTGATCATTGGTGTGTTTTATCTATTTAATGGTAATAACACCAACTCACAATCCCAAGAAATCCAATCGAGTCAGTTCGTCAAAGACCTGAATGCGAATAAGATTAAGAGCTTCTCTATTCAGCCTTCTGGGGGCGTCTACAAGATTACCGGGGAGTACCGGAACGCGCAAAAGCGGACCACGAATACCGGCTTCAGTCTTGGCGGGTCACAAAGTACCGCTGTGACTGGCTTTAGCACCCAAGTCTTGACCAATAACTCGACGGTTTCTGAGATTGACAAGACCGCCAAGCAGCACAATGTCAAGATGAATACCAAAGCGGAAGAATCCAGTGGTTTCTGGCTCAACCTCTTAGTGTATGCAGCACCATTGGTAATTTTCTTCTTCTTCTTCTACATGATGATGGGTCAAGCCGGCCAAGGCGGCGGCAATGGCCGAGTCATGAACTTTGGGAAGTCCAAGGCCAAGCCGGCGGACAGTAAAGAGAACAAAGTACGGTTCTCCGATGTCGCTGGTGAGGAGGAGGAAAAGCAAGAACTGGTCGAAGTGGTCGAGTTCTTGAAGAATCCGCGTAAGTTTGTATCGTTAGGCGCTCGGATCCCATCTGGGGTCTTGCTAGAGGGCCCGCCAGGAACTGGTAAAACGTTGCTGGCGAAGGCCGTGGCTGGTGAGGCCGGCGTTCCATTCTTCTCGATTTCCGGTTCGGATTTCGTGGAAATGTTCGTCGGGGTCGGGGCCAGTCGTGTCCGGGACCTGTTTGAACAGGCCAAGAAGGCCGCACCTTCCATCATCTTTATCGATGAAATTGATGCGGTTGGTCGTCAACGGGGTGCCGGCATGGGCGGTGGCCACGATGAACGTGAACAAACGTTGAACCAATTGCTGGTTGAAATGGACGGGTTTACCGGGAGCGAAGGGGTCATCGTGATGGCCGCCACTAACCGTTCCGATGTGTTGGACCCCGCGCTGTTACGGCCAGGTCGGTTTGACCGGAAGATTCTGGTTGGTCGCCCAGACGTTAAGGGCCGGGAAGCCATCCTGAAGGTTCACGCCAAGAACAAGCCATTAGCGAACGACGTTGATTTGAAGGAAATTGCCAAGCAGACGCCCGGCTTTGTCGGGGCCGACTTGGAAAACCTCTTGAACGAAGCGGCTTTGTTGGCGGCACGACGCAATAAGACTCAAGTGGACGCTTCTGACTTAGATGAAGCCGAAGACCGGGTCATTGCCGGGCCAGCCAAGAAGGATCGTGTGGTCAGTCCCCAAGAACGCAAGACGGTGGCTTACCACGAAGCCGGACATACGATTGTGGGGTTAGTCCTCAACGATGCCCGGGTGGTCCACAAGGTGACGATCGTTCCGCGGGGCCGTGCTGGCGGGTACGCCATCATGTTGCCACGGGAAGATCAGATGCTGATGTCCAAGAAGGATGCCATGGAACAGATTGCCGGGTTAATGGGTGGTCGGACGGCCGAAGAGTTGATTTTCCACTCCGAATCGTCCGGAGCTTCCAATGACTTCGAGCAAGCCACGCAGATTGCGCGGGCCATGGTCACCCAATACGGGATGAGTGACGCTGTCGGAACGGTGGCGTTGGAAAGTGGCAGTGGCCAACCATTTGCGGGGGCCGGCTACTACAACCAACCTGCTTACTCTGAACACACGTCTAATCTGATTGACAGTGAAGTGCGGCGGATCATCAACGAAGCCCACGACACTGCCCGGAAGATTTTGGAAGAGCATAAAGCGGAACACAAGATTATTGCGGAAGCCTTGCTGAAATACGAAACGCTGGACGAAAAGCAAATTCTCAGTCTATTTAACACTGGGAAGATGCCGGAAAAGGACAGCAACAACGAATTTCCTAGCGAAAAGGCGGCGACGTTCGAAGAATCTAAGCGCGAACTAGAACGGCGAGAAGCTGCTCGTCACGCCAACACCGAAGCTAAATTAGCTTCGTCTGCGGCCAATGATGCGCAAGAAGACGCACAATCATCTTCTGCAGCGGATTCTGCGGCTAGCTCAGCTACCGATGACTCGTCGAAAAACGATCATCAGTCGAATGATCCTGAATAA